Proteins encoded in a region of the Stieleria neptunia genome:
- a CDS encoding serine/threonine protein kinase, producing the protein MPQDNAKRHQETRSQWKTLDGSPRARRGLGQSTIMSVVRQAPVGPLSPVIASLVVAVLLGVTLYVGWLVRESVRGSIRNSLETVLAANINALQLWLADQRETAKLYAAEDGLRGYAIELLEQHSKASEPAGDLAAVHERGPNRSEYLKALTARLSDAGYLGWAIVDPLGGVLDSSDARFNGGTIPLGQDLFARLTAGTVSVTRPFEIEIRRAGEAETPTGRMAVMCAVAPVRDDLRTTGSVVLMIDPAKQFSKILSVAQMGSSGETYAFDRNAVMISSSRFESQLTQAGLLSPGETSPLKIQVRDPGVDIRARNSVPGEPATWPLTWMADHATRGGVGSNVVGYNGYRGVPVVGAWTWLSEYHFGIASELEVEEAFASLRILRNSFLALFGAVSIAAAILLGLVWITRPRDINADRVEELKRRLGQYDLQQRIGRGGMGTVYLGEHGLLDRKVAIKVLENANATERSLARFQREVQLSARLKHPNTVEIYDFGRTDEGTFFYVMEYVEGISLEQLVDYYGRQPAERVIYLLLQICGSIAEAHAAGMIHRDIKPANVLLTSRSGIHDLIKVLDFGLAKQIDHESMQLTRVDSLTGTPLYMSPEAIRDAASADVLSDIYSIGAVGYTLLCGHAPLEGESATDVCAKKLHEEPEPPERRIGVPLAKDLQRVLLRCLHLDPLTRPQSAQQLANELLACADSPHWTQADAALWWREIFDGPYLDDFELSEDNPSAEGTQGDTAVNEKRPAASPLAQSTAS; encoded by the coding sequence ATGCCCCAAGACAACGCAAAACGCCATCAAGAAACACGTTCGCAGTGGAAAACACTGGACGGTTCCCCCCGCGCGCGGCGCGGTCTCGGCCAGTCGACGATCATGAGCGTCGTTCGGCAGGCCCCGGTCGGCCCCTTGTCGCCGGTGATCGCGTCCCTGGTCGTCGCGGTCTTGTTGGGCGTGACGCTGTATGTCGGCTGGCTGGTCCGCGAGAGCGTGCGGGGCAGCATTCGCAATTCGTTGGAAACCGTGTTGGCGGCCAACATCAACGCGTTGCAGTTGTGGCTTGCCGACCAACGTGAAACGGCAAAACTGTACGCGGCCGAAGATGGATTGCGGGGTTACGCGATCGAGTTATTGGAACAGCATTCCAAAGCATCCGAGCCGGCGGGTGATCTCGCGGCGGTGCACGAACGGGGCCCCAATCGATCGGAATATTTAAAGGCCCTGACGGCGCGGCTGAGTGATGCCGGCTACTTGGGATGGGCGATCGTGGATCCGTTGGGCGGAGTGCTGGATTCCAGTGACGCCCGGTTCAACGGCGGCACGATCCCACTGGGCCAAGATCTGTTCGCGCGATTGACGGCCGGTACGGTGTCCGTGACACGTCCCTTCGAGATCGAAATCCGCCGCGCCGGCGAAGCGGAAACGCCGACCGGTCGGATGGCGGTCATGTGTGCGGTCGCCCCCGTTCGAGACGACCTGCGAACGACCGGTTCGGTGGTGCTGATGATCGATCCGGCCAAACAGTTCAGCAAGATCTTGTCGGTCGCCCAGATGGGCAGCAGCGGTGAGACCTATGCCTTCGACCGAAACGCGGTGATGATCTCGAGCAGTCGTTTCGAATCTCAGTTGACCCAAGCGGGGCTACTGTCACCCGGCGAAACGAGCCCGCTGAAGATTCAGGTCCGCGATCCCGGCGTGGACATTCGCGCGCGAAACTCGGTGCCGGGGGAACCGGCGACCTGGCCGCTGACGTGGATGGCGGACCATGCGACGCGTGGAGGCGTCGGTTCGAATGTCGTCGGATACAACGGCTATCGAGGCGTTCCCGTGGTCGGCGCGTGGACTTGGCTGTCCGAATACCATTTCGGCATCGCCAGCGAGTTGGAGGTCGAAGAGGCGTTTGCGTCGCTGCGGATTTTGCGCAATTCGTTCCTCGCCCTGTTCGGCGCCGTGTCGATCGCCGCGGCGATTCTGTTGGGGTTGGTTTGGATCACGCGACCGCGCGACATCAATGCAGACCGAGTCGAGGAGCTGAAGCGACGATTGGGACAATACGATCTGCAGCAGCGAATCGGACGCGGAGGCATGGGCACTGTGTATTTGGGCGAGCACGGTTTGCTGGATCGCAAAGTCGCCATCAAAGTCCTCGAAAACGCCAATGCGACCGAGCGATCCCTGGCCAGGTTCCAGCGTGAAGTCCAGCTGTCGGCACGCTTGAAACATCCCAATACGGTCGAAATCTACGACTTCGGACGAACCGACGAAGGCACGTTCTTTTACGTCATGGAGTATGTCGAAGGGATCTCGCTGGAACAGCTGGTGGACTACTACGGACGTCAACCGGCCGAGCGAGTGATCTATCTGTTGCTTCAGATCTGCGGGTCGATCGCCGAAGCCCATGCGGCGGGCATGATTCACCGCGACATCAAACCGGCCAACGTCCTGTTGACCTCACGCAGCGGGATCCATGACTTGATCAAAGTGCTCGATTTTGGATTGGCGAAACAGATCGACCATGAATCGATGCAATTGACGCGCGTCGATTCGCTGACCGGCACACCGCTTTACATGTCGCCCGAGGCGATTCGTGATGCCGCCTCGGCCGATGTGCTCAGCGACATCTATTCGATCGGTGCGGTCGGCTATACTCTGCTGTGCGGTCACGCTCCGTTGGAGGGCGAATCGGCGACCGACGTGTGCGCCAAAAAACTTCACGAGGAACCGGAGCCCCCGGAGCGGCGCATCGGCGTCCCGCTGGCCAAGGATCTTCAACGGGTCCTGCTGCGCTGCCTGCATCTGGATCCGCTCACACGGCCCCAGTCCGCTCAGCAATTGGCAAACGAGCTGTTGGCGTGTGCGGACAGTCCCCATTGGACGCAAGCGGATGCTGCTTTATGGTGGCGTGAGATTTTCGACGGCCCGTACTTGGACGATTTTGAGCTGAGCGAAGACAATCCATCGGCCGAAGGCACCCAAGGTGACACCGCCGTGAACGAAAAACGTCCAGCGGCAAGCCCACTGGCCCAATCAACGGCGAGCTGA
- a CDS encoding sulfatase translates to MTHRFVLIDHCPPIKTLTLAIGLTLAGVVCSLCLCPAQLIAARPNVVLILMDDMGAIDLSGEGSPYYQSPRIDSIAEQGMRFRNGYATCCVCSPSRASIQLGTFPARNGITDWIGAKTGLDWKRPDRVLPAEYVHALPDEEATIAEALREGGYATFFAGKWHLGDKGSWPTDHGYQVNKGGHDKGSPPGGYFAPYTNPVLENGPDGESLPMRLAQETVNYINEQNEKPFFAMLSFYSVHGPVQTSKTLWEKYRELAPELPAGQQRFQVDRTLPVRQVQDHPVYAGMVETVDNAVGLVLDAIDAKGLTDNTIVVFTSDNGGVSSGDAFCTSNLPLRGGKGRQWEGGIREPFYIRYPALVPPGSSDDTPVTGADLYPTLLDLCGLPLRPTQHQDGVSLKPLLTGGTIPDRPLFWHYPHYGNQGGEPHAIIRQDGWKLIHYYEDGRNELYHLATDPSEQSDLSRTQPARAAAMWQQLDTWLNDVQAKRPEPDPRYDPKTTERYYQEKQTKLKQRLEEFHSRILEADWQPNPDWWGSLRAKD, encoded by the coding sequence ATGACACATCGGTTCGTCTTGATCGATCATTGCCCACCAATCAAAACGCTGACGCTCGCCATCGGCCTGACCTTGGCAGGCGTGGTGTGCTCGTTGTGCCTGTGCCCCGCGCAGCTTATCGCCGCTCGACCCAACGTCGTCCTGATCTTGATGGATGACATGGGGGCGATCGACCTGTCCGGTGAAGGCAGTCCGTATTACCAGTCGCCGCGGATCGATAGCATCGCCGAACAGGGGATGCGTTTTCGCAACGGATACGCGACCTGCTGTGTGTGCAGCCCGTCCCGCGCGAGCATTCAATTGGGAACGTTTCCCGCGCGGAACGGGATCACCGACTGGATCGGCGCAAAAACCGGTCTCGATTGGAAGCGTCCCGACCGCGTGCTTCCGGCGGAGTACGTGCACGCCTTGCCGGATGAGGAAGCGACGATCGCCGAGGCACTTCGTGAGGGCGGCTACGCCACTTTTTTTGCCGGCAAGTGGCACTTGGGCGACAAGGGCTCCTGGCCGACCGACCATGGCTACCAGGTCAACAAGGGCGGACACGACAAGGGCAGTCCACCGGGAGGCTACTTTGCACCGTATACCAATCCGGTGCTGGAGAACGGCCCCGACGGCGAATCCCTGCCGATGCGTCTGGCGCAAGAGACGGTGAATTACATCAACGAGCAAAACGAGAAACCGTTCTTCGCGATGCTGTCGTTCTACAGCGTGCATGGTCCGGTCCAGACAAGCAAAACGCTGTGGGAAAAGTACCGGGAGCTCGCGCCGGAGCTGCCCGCCGGGCAACAACGGTTTCAAGTCGATCGCACGTTGCCGGTACGCCAAGTCCAAGATCACCCCGTTTATGCCGGGATGGTGGAAACCGTCGACAACGCCGTGGGGCTGGTGCTCGATGCGATCGACGCGAAGGGTTTGACGGACAACACGATCGTGGTGTTCACCAGCGACAACGGCGGGGTCTCGTCGGGGGACGCCTTTTGCACCTCCAATTTGCCTCTCCGCGGCGGCAAGGGCCGGCAATGGGAAGGCGGCATCCGTGAACCGTTCTACATTCGCTATCCGGCACTGGTTCCCCCCGGATCGTCCGACGACACGCCCGTGACCGGAGCCGATCTCTATCCGACGCTGTTGGATTTGTGCGGGCTACCGCTGCGGCCGACCCAGCACCAAGACGGCGTCAGCCTGAAACCGCTGTTGACCGGTGGGACGATCCCCGACCGACCACTGTTTTGGCATTACCCCCATTACGGAAATCAAGGCGGTGAACCGCACGCGATCATCCGCCAGGACGGCTGGAAACTGATCCACTACTACGAAGACGGACGCAACGAACTGTATCACCTGGCGACCGATCCGAGTGAACAAAGCGATCTGTCACGCACCCAACCGGCCCGCGCCGCTGCCATGTGGCAGCAACTGGACACTTGGTTGAACGATGTCCAGGCGAAACGGCCCGAACCGGATCCACGCTACGATCCAAAAACGACCGAGAGGTACTATCAGGAGAAACAGACCAAGCTGAAACAGCGGCTGGAGGAATTCCATTCGCGGATCCTGGAGGCCGATTGGCAGCCAAATCCGGATTGGTGGGGAAGTCTTCGTGCGAAAGACTAA
- a CDS encoding cytochrome-c peroxidase, protein MSKHNRFTLRSLFSLAPLCLASMGLASIAGAAPLDSSDASQSTTITLGEDHSLLMGIPGSGKLTLEEVREWLSQPKQHAELSVTLPKGLSAAQGNIFIPEDNPLTRAKIELGRQLYFDPRLSSDGTISCASCHDPAQGYGAQTQFGVGVRGQEGGRNSPVAYNRIVSQAQFWDGRAATLEEQAVGPIANPIEMGNSHESCVADLAANPVYKLQFDKVFGDGVTIDNVGKAIAAFERALVTGPAPYDFQNDLDTFEKVFADDLEYLDEEPELKEDYDALKAAIADNPMSEAAKRGMKLFAGKANCATCHAGANFTDEQYHNLGVGMEADKPDLGRYEITKEEKDKGAFKTPTLRNIALSAPYMHDGSQQTLKEVVDWYDKGGHKNPWLSDKMKVLNLTDQEKADLVAFMKEGLTGTFPKIQTGRLPE, encoded by the coding sequence ATGTCAAAACACAACCGATTTACGCTGCGATCCCTGTTTTCGTTGGCACCGCTTTGCCTGGCTTCGATGGGCTTGGCTTCGATTGCCGGCGCCGCACCGCTGGACAGTTCCGACGCGTCCCAATCCACGACGATCACGCTTGGCGAAGACCACTCGCTGTTGATGGGAATCCCTGGCAGCGGAAAGTTGACGTTGGAGGAAGTCCGAGAATGGCTGTCCCAACCGAAGCAACACGCCGAGTTGTCGGTCACGTTGCCCAAGGGGCTCAGCGCCGCCCAAGGCAACATCTTCATCCCCGAAGACAATCCCCTGACGCGGGCGAAGATCGAGCTCGGGCGACAACTTTATTTTGATCCCCGGCTGTCCAGTGACGGCACGATCTCCTGTGCCTCCTGCCACGACCCTGCCCAAGGGTACGGCGCCCAGACCCAATTTGGTGTCGGAGTGCGTGGCCAAGAGGGCGGTCGAAATTCACCGGTCGCCTACAACCGTATCGTCAGCCAGGCCCAGTTCTGGGATGGCCGCGCTGCGACACTGGAAGAGCAAGCGGTCGGCCCGATCGCCAACCCGATTGAGATGGGCAACAGCCACGAATCCTGTGTCGCCGACTTGGCCGCCAACCCGGTCTACAAGCTTCAGTTCGACAAGGTATTCGGCGATGGTGTGACGATCGACAATGTCGGCAAAGCGATCGCCGCGTTCGAACGCGCACTCGTCACCGGGCCGGCACCCTACGATTTCCAAAACGATCTGGATACGTTCGAAAAAGTGTTCGCCGATGATCTGGAATATTTGGACGAAGAGCCGGAGCTGAAGGAAGACTACGATGCGCTCAAGGCCGCGATCGCGGACAACCCGATGAGCGAAGCGGCCAAGCGGGGGATGAAGCTGTTCGCCGGAAAAGCGAACTGTGCGACCTGCCATGCCGGTGCCAATTTTACCGACGAGCAGTACCACAACTTGGGCGTCGGCATGGAGGCGGACAAACCCGATTTGGGACGCTACGAGATCACCAAGGAAGAAAAGGACAAGGGAGCTTTCAAGACGCCGACCTTGCGAAACATCGCGCTGTCAGCGCCCTACATGCATGACGGCAGCCAACAGACACTCAAAGAAGTCGTCGACTGGTATGACAAGGGTGGGCACAAGAACCCTTGGTTGAGCGACAAGATGAAGGTGCTGAACTTGACCGATCAAGAGAAAGCCGATCTCGTCGCCTTCATGAAGGAAGGCTTGACCGGCACGTTCCCCAAGATTCAAACGGGACGCTTGCCCGAGTAG
- the mutY gene encoding A/G-specific adenine glycosylase, producing MPTETPPHHDDWQQTRWRTGLRRKLLAWFSDHAREMPWRSDPRPYHVWVSEIMLQQTQVATVLPYYRRWMESFPTVADLAAADESELMRHWEGLGYYRRVRSMHAAAKQIMSEHGGEFPLQYDQVLALPGVGRYTAGAVLSIAAGAKLPVLEGNTQRVYSRWIALRVPPTDRAANKLLWDVAARMLPRSGSGQFNQAAMELGALVCLPKNPKCDQCPVHHHCRAAELGLQAEIPGKIKRIAYEDRTEFALILSREARGATQYLARPLPDGGRWAGLWDFPRCTEAATESVDAAAGWLSQQLGTEVAAGVRLQTLRHAVTKFRISLHVHQAALSNAGVAADRTAPAPWQWVSLDQIRTLPLSVTGRKIAEFLAADDQSFLPLS from the coding sequence TTGCCGACTGAGACTCCGCCACATCACGACGACTGGCAACAGACCCGCTGGCGAACCGGTTTGCGTCGCAAGCTGCTCGCCTGGTTCTCCGACCATGCCCGGGAAATGCCCTGGCGCAGCGATCCGAGGCCGTATCACGTCTGGGTCAGCGAGATCATGCTGCAACAGACCCAGGTCGCGACGGTGCTGCCGTATTATCGACGCTGGATGGAATCGTTTCCCACCGTCGCCGACTTGGCCGCCGCTGATGAGTCCGAGTTGATGCGTCACTGGGAAGGCCTGGGGTACTACCGCCGCGTCAGATCGATGCATGCCGCAGCCAAGCAGATCATGTCCGAGCATGGCGGCGAGTTTCCGTTGCAGTACGACCAAGTCCTGGCGCTGCCCGGCGTCGGACGCTACACCGCCGGCGCCGTGCTCTCGATCGCCGCCGGTGCCAAGTTGCCGGTGCTCGAAGGCAACACCCAACGCGTGTACAGCCGCTGGATCGCGCTGCGAGTCCCGCCCACCGATCGTGCGGCCAACAAACTGTTGTGGGACGTGGCCGCGCGGATGCTGCCCCGCAGCGGCAGCGGACAATTCAATCAGGCGGCGATGGAACTGGGCGCGTTGGTCTGTCTGCCCAAAAATCCGAAATGCGACCAATGCCCCGTTCATCACCACTGTCGCGCCGCCGAACTGGGTTTGCAGGCCGAGATTCCGGGGAAGATTAAACGCATCGCCTACGAGGATCGAACCGAATTCGCGTTGATCCTCAGCCGCGAAGCACGAGGGGCGACGCAATACCTTGCCCGGCCGCTGCCTGATGGCGGACGTTGGGCCGGGCTCTGGGATTTCCCCCGTTGCACCGAGGCGGCAACCGAATCGGTCGACGCCGCCGCCGGCTGGTTGTCGCAGCAATTGGGCACGGAAGTTGCCGCCGGAGTTCGCCTACAGACCCTTCGTCATGCGGTCACCAAATTTCGCATTTCGCTGCACGTGCACCAGGCCGCGTTATCCAACGCCGGCGTCGCGGCAGACCGAACGGCACCGGCACCGTGGCAGTGGGTCTCACTTGATCAAATCCGCACATTGCCCTTGAGTGTCACGGGACGAAAAATCGCCGAATTCCTGGCCGCCGACGACCAATCATTTTTGCCGCTCAGTTAG
- a CDS encoding PDZ domain-containing protein: MVQRSLVHRLAENGLIIDAPGKHRLDRYVAGLVWAASLILVGIPGAAQAPAPTEQAPTEQAPTEQAAAATAPRENGTPQAAQEPRRVPRDERTLEYWASQLSHERFLRRQSARRHLIDGGLDSVPVLRDLLDAGDLETVENVILILAKVAEDEPPWQTDGALATLESIAETSFGTKATLAKSTLESFAESRGREARVQLSDAGVFIDTDTVALASRSSPREIVRIDQQFNGDVDALAWLRWIRDIDFVLIEDSMATPQTLAAVMKMPDVTTLVIVDCELTVPAVQAIQQRSRLDAIELRYVRLNEQLLAELTRVRLRDALHLMGTGVSEQRVERLRVEMPGLDITLRRGGFLGVMCSTTLQDTCVVSQVTPGSGAADAGLQAGDVVIRIDDAKITRFDDLQQQINTHIPGDEIAIRYRRGDQVFDTTATLKKQHNQ, translated from the coding sequence GTGGTTCAACGATCGCTGGTGCATCGGTTAGCGGAGAACGGTTTGATCATTGACGCCCCAGGCAAGCACCGACTTGACCGCTACGTCGCCGGCTTGGTCTGGGCGGCGTCTCTGATCCTCGTTGGCATCCCGGGGGCCGCACAGGCTCCCGCTCCCACCGAGCAGGCTCCCACCGAGCAGGCTCCCACCGAGCAGGCCGCCGCAGCGACGGCCCCCCGGGAAAACGGCACGCCGCAGGCTGCTCAGGAGCCGCGTCGGGTCCCCCGCGACGAGCGGACGCTGGAGTACTGGGCCAGCCAGCTGTCCCACGAACGCTTTCTCCGCCGCCAATCCGCTCGACGCCACCTGATCGACGGCGGCCTGGATTCGGTCCCGGTCTTGCGTGACCTGCTCGACGCGGGCGATTTGGAAACGGTTGAAAACGTGATCCTGATTTTGGCGAAAGTCGCCGAAGACGAACCGCCCTGGCAGACCGACGGCGCCTTGGCGACGCTGGAATCGATCGCCGAGACAAGTTTCGGCACCAAAGCCACGTTGGCGAAGTCGACGCTGGAGTCGTTCGCCGAGTCGCGTGGCCGCGAAGCCAGGGTCCAGCTGTCGGACGCCGGCGTCTTCATCGACACCGACACCGTCGCCTTGGCGTCTCGCAGCAGCCCGCGCGAGATCGTGCGAATCGACCAGCAATTCAACGGCGACGTCGACGCACTGGCCTGGTTGCGTTGGATTCGTGACATCGATTTTGTCCTCATCGAGGATTCGATGGCAACACCGCAAACGCTTGCCGCGGTGATGAAGATGCCCGACGTGACGACGCTGGTGATCGTCGATTGCGAACTGACCGTGCCGGCCGTCCAAGCGATCCAACAACGTTCGCGACTCGATGCGATTGAATTGCGGTACGTGCGTTTGAATGAGCAGCTCTTGGCGGAACTGACCCGCGTCCGATTGCGTGATGCCTTGCACTTGATGGGCACCGGCGTTTCCGAACAGCGTGTCGAGCGGTTGCGTGTCGAAATGCCCGGGCTGGATATCACCCTACGTCGCGGGGGTTTTTTGGGCGTGATGTGCAGCACGACCCTTCAAGACACCTGTGTCGTCAGCCAAGTCACACCCGGCAGCGGCGCCGCGGACGCTGGCTTACAGGCCGGCGACGTGGTGATTCGAATCGACGACGCCAAGATCACTCGGTTTGACGATCTGCAACAGCAAATCAACACGCACATTCCCGGCGACGAAATCGCGATCCGTTACCGGCGTGGCGATCAGGTGTTTGACACCACCGCAACGCTGAAGAAGCAACACAACCAATAG
- a CDS encoding lipopolysaccharide assembly protein LapA domain-containing protein: MARIRWFLIISGVLVLMVFSLSNTQSVLLRMPLVFHIEVPLAMLLAISGLIGFMVGAMWTAWMLHRKKERLGKAGKKDGQLEEPAGGG; the protein is encoded by the coding sequence ATGGCGCGAATTCGATGGTTTTTGATCATTTCCGGCGTATTGGTGCTGATGGTCTTTTCGCTCTCCAACACTCAGAGTGTTTTGCTTCGGATGCCGCTGGTGTTTCACATCGAAGTTCCGTTGGCGATGTTGCTGGCGATTTCGGGGCTGATCGGATTTATGGTCGGCGCGATGTGGACCGCTTGGATGCTGCACCGAAAAAAGGAGCGATTAGGCAAAGCAGGCAAAAAAGATGGCCAGTTGGAGGAACCGGCGGGTGGCGGTTGA
- a CDS encoding ImuA family protein has protein sequence MKSLRAKVGCISTARQSDGGGFSTGCEAMDQWLPGGGLHPSTLTEWIAAHDSAAAGSLAMAAAANRLRQIPGRPLVIVDCSGTFYPPAAVSLGVPHQRMILLRPRSGADAIWAIDQSLRSGAAAAVWASLPMRVDDRDARRLQLAAETGRTPGLLVRGFAARGKPSFAEVQFYVSQQQRAPARAVTNRSDETRSVTNRSDNARSVTNRSRDFEVISVTLDRVRGGAVGRQLALQIIDAATIRPLSTTGPQTKRHETAAEHLASQLAHPAIAKRVATRRDARTAS, from the coding sequence TTGAAATCCTTGCGGGCCAAGGTCGGGTGCATCAGCACGGCACGGCAGAGCGATGGCGGGGGATTTTCGACCGGCTGCGAAGCGATGGATCAGTGGCTGCCCGGCGGCGGTTTGCACCCGTCGACGCTGACCGAATGGATCGCCGCCCACGACAGCGCCGCCGCAGGCTCCTTGGCGATGGCAGCCGCGGCGAATCGATTGCGTCAAATTCCCGGCCGACCGCTGGTGATCGTCGATTGCAGCGGCACGTTCTATCCGCCGGCGGCCGTCTCGCTGGGCGTGCCGCATCAACGCATGATTCTGTTGCGTCCCCGCAGTGGTGCCGATGCGATTTGGGCGATCGACCAATCATTGCGATCGGGGGCCGCCGCGGCCGTCTGGGCTTCACTGCCCATGCGAGTCGACGATCGCGACGCCAGACGTTTGCAATTGGCGGCCGAAACCGGTCGAACGCCGGGGTTGCTGGTGCGTGGGTTTGCCGCGCGGGGAAAACCCAGCTTCGCCGAAGTCCAGTTTTATGTGTCGCAGCAGCAGCGTGCCCCCGCGCGTGCGGTCACGAACCGCTCTGATGAAACGCGTTCGGTCACGAACCGCTCTGATAACGCGCGTTCGGTCACGAACCGCTCGCGTGATTTCGAAGTCATTTCGGTGACCCTCGACCGCGTGCGTGGCGGTGCGGTCGGCAGACAGCTTGCGCTGCAAATCATCGACGCGGCGACGATCCGTCCGCTTTCCACCACCGGCCCACAGACGAAACGGCATGAAACGGCTGCTGAGCATCTGGCTTCGCAACTGGCCCATCCAGCGATTGCAAAGCGAGTGGCGACGCGACGCGACGCCCGAACCGCTTCTTAG
- a CDS encoding Y-family DNA polymerase yields the protein MKRLLSIWLRNWPIQRLQSEWRRDATPEPLLSDASQDNQTAPLILWKNDHRRGRLVVGCCAAARRLGVRTGIAIAQATELAGSAGVTPITAEHDPIADSIALGRVADALQHQISPLVAIETLGKRLWAGQVLLEPDTLFCDLSGVTHLFEHEAGILDATSRCLAELGLVGKLAIADHAAAAWALAHYAVHDPMVSTRGVDDLQHLSVNALRIESEIKHTLDRLGIETIGALLRLPRGGLAQRLGDGIVKRIAEVLGEVEVPLEIHHAEQQHHSSHELEYPTDDLEIVMDRVGRLAESVVASLVACQRGALRVACRLELVDAAPLSTVIGMFAPTQDQKHLHCLLNSSLESLRVASPITKLTLSVLQSGPLRTQQNALFADDAVAFADDAVSDRSLARLVDTLSGRLGRDAVLGVRLSENPLPEKAFRTYSLTDHRTRKTLRRLPSKQPTRRKTAGERSTFHAPRRDDARRRPMQLLRKPVRLTAIENSPAGPADPFQSLPAFRFEAALHRVAFFWGPERIETGWWDGPTIRRDYYRIETDAGRVWWVFQELKTGEWFLHGRFV from the coding sequence ATGAAACGGCTGCTGAGCATCTGGCTTCGCAACTGGCCCATCCAGCGATTGCAAAGCGAGTGGCGACGCGACGCGACGCCCGAACCGCTTCTTAGTGATGCGTCGCAGGACAACCAGACTGCTCCGCTGATCCTTTGGAAGAACGATCACCGCCGCGGACGGTTGGTCGTCGGCTGCTGCGCCGCGGCGCGGCGGTTGGGCGTTCGCACCGGCATCGCGATCGCCCAAGCGACAGAACTGGCCGGTTCCGCGGGCGTGACGCCGATCACCGCCGAGCACGATCCGATCGCGGATTCGATTGCCCTGGGACGCGTTGCCGATGCCCTGCAACATCAGATCAGTCCGCTCGTCGCGATCGAAACGCTCGGCAAACGACTTTGGGCCGGTCAAGTCTTGCTGGAACCCGACACCTTGTTCTGCGACCTGTCCGGGGTGACGCATCTATTCGAACATGAAGCCGGAATCTTGGACGCCACCAGCCGTTGTCTCGCCGAACTCGGATTGGTCGGCAAGCTGGCCATCGCCGATCACGCCGCCGCCGCTTGGGCGCTGGCCCATTACGCTGTCCACGATCCAATGGTCTCCACACGCGGTGTCGACGATCTACAGCACCTAAGCGTCAACGCGCTGCGGATCGAATCGGAGATCAAGCACACGCTGGACCGATTGGGCATCGAAACCATCGGCGCCCTGCTGCGGCTTCCACGCGGCGGGCTGGCCCAACGCTTGGGCGATGGAATCGTCAAACGCATTGCCGAAGTGTTGGGTGAAGTGGAGGTGCCGTTGGAAATCCACCACGCCGAACAACAGCACCACAGCAGTCATGAACTGGAATACCCCACGGACGATCTCGAGATCGTGATGGACCGCGTGGGCCGGTTGGCGGAATCGGTCGTGGCGAGTCTGGTGGCGTGCCAGCGCGGGGCGCTGCGCGTGGCGTGTCGTTTAGAACTCGTCGACGCCGCGCCGTTGAGCACGGTGATCGGCATGTTCGCCCCGACACAGGATCAAAAACACCTTCACTGTTTGCTCAACTCCAGTCTGGAATCGTTGCGCGTCGCGTCACCGATCACCAAACTCACCTTGTCGGTCTTACAGAGCGGTCCGCTCCGGACGCAGCAAAACGCGCTGTTCGCCGACGACGCCGTTGCATTCGCTGACGACGCGGTCTCCGATCGATCCCTCGCCCGACTCGTCGACACGCTCTCCGGACGGCTCGGACGCGATGCGGTTTTGGGTGTCCGATTGAGCGAGAATCCGTTGCCGGAAAAAGCCTTTCGAACCTATTCCTTGACCGATCATCGGACCCGCAAGACGCTGCGGCGGTTGCCGTCGAAGCAACCGACGCGGCGAAAGACGGCGGGCGAACGCTCCACCTTTCACGCTCCACGGCGTGACGATGCACGGCGCCGCCCGATGCAATTGTTGCGCAAACCCGTTCGCTTGACCGCGATCGAAAACTCGCCCGCCGGTCCCGCCGATCCGTTCCAATCCTTGCCAGCGTTCCGATTCGAAGCTGCCCTGCACCGAGTCGCATTTTTCTGGGGGCCCGAACGCATCGAAACCGGTTGGTGGGACGGCCCCACGATTCGCCGCGACTACTACCGCATCGAAACCGATGCGGGCAGAGTGTGGTGGGTGTTTCAAGAGCTAAAGACCGGGGAATGGTTTTTACATGGACGGTTTGTTTGA